The following proteins are encoded in a genomic region of Limosilactobacillus reuteri subsp. reuteri:
- a CDS encoding HAMP domain-containing histidine kinase: MKQKDERRFVSLKIKWAAGTALGSLIIFCIVAMALFSAFTQNLFHQERQLLNQGMTNISTQLSTVDKPLTKKNVSHLIDPDRNRSNIISGEEYKRPVIKELSDGHLVINIYNPDGKNILSTGRYIKKPQFTTNRNIHIAAGPDHDVLVGQMPIYGQNNRQLIGYLQVENNLDAYMQSYHQLALVCILALCLVVIASGLLGYFLSLFLLRPLDGIHDTVKEISADPTKDVRVPTTNRNDELAELITMFNEMLDRMQRYIDQQSQFVSDVSHELRTPVAIIQGHLEMLQRWGKDDPKVLDDSIKATLIETRRMKNLVQEMLDLSRAEQVEINFRNQHTIVNDVVHQVYNNFKMLYPDFTFRLDDDLKEPIMVDIYRDHLEQVLVILCDNAVKYSTDDHKEIHIILSRGMNTVEIGIQDFGEGISPENVKRVFDRFYRVDKARSRKKGGNGLGLSIAKRLIEGYHGSITLESSVGAGSLFRIILPIIEDPETKK, encoded by the coding sequence ATGAAGCAAAAAGATGAAAGACGGTTTGTTTCGCTAAAAATTAAGTGGGCAGCTGGGACGGCATTAGGGTCATTAATCATCTTTTGTATCGTTGCCATGGCATTGTTTAGTGCATTTACGCAAAATTTATTTCATCAGGAAAGACAATTGTTGAATCAAGGGATGACCAATATTAGTACACAATTAAGTACTGTTGATAAGCCCTTAACAAAAAAGAATGTTAGTCACCTTATTGATCCAGACAGAAACCGGTCGAATATTATTTCTGGAGAGGAATATAAACGACCGGTAATTAAAGAATTAAGTGATGGACACTTGGTTATTAACATTTATAATCCTGATGGAAAGAATATTTTGAGTACAGGTCGTTATATTAAAAAGCCACAGTTTACGACTAATCGCAATATTCATATTGCTGCTGGGCCTGATCATGATGTGTTGGTCGGGCAGATGCCAATTTATGGTCAGAATAATCGGCAGTTGATTGGATATTTACAAGTTGAAAATAACCTTGATGCTTATATGCAAAGTTATCATCAGTTAGCATTGGTGTGCATCTTGGCGCTCTGCCTGGTTGTGATTGCGAGCGGCCTCTTGGGATACTTTCTTTCACTTTTCCTCCTTCGACCATTGGATGGAATTCATGACACGGTTAAGGAGATTAGTGCAGATCCGACTAAAGATGTCCGAGTACCAACTACCAATCGTAATGATGAACTAGCAGAACTGATAACGATGTTTAATGAGATGCTTGATCGGATGCAGCGGTATATCGACCAGCAGTCACAATTTGTCAGTGATGTTAGCCATGAACTGCGGACACCCGTTGCGATTATTCAAGGACACTTGGAGATGCTGCAACGTTGGGGCAAGGATGATCCGAAAGTGCTGGATGACTCAATTAAAGCAACATTAATTGAGACTCGCCGAATGAAAAACCTGGTTCAAGAAATGCTTGATTTGAGCCGAGCAGAGCAAGTGGAGATTAACTTCCGCAATCAGCATACGATTGTTAATGATGTGGTTCATCAGGTCTACAATAACTTTAAGATGTTGTATCCGGACTTTACTTTCCGTTTGGACGACGATCTGAAAGAGCCAATCATGGTTGATATTTATCGCGACCATCTTGAACAGGTACTTGTAATTTTATGTGATAATGCTGTCAAATATTCCACCGATGACCATAAAGAGATCCATATTATTCTTTCACGGGGAATGAATACTGTTGAGATTGGTATTCAGGACTTTGGTGAAGGGATCTCACCAGAAAATGTAAAACGGGTCTTTGATCGTTTCTATCGAGTAGATAAGGCGCGTAGTCGTAAGAAGGGCGGTAATGGACTAGGCCTTTCAATTGCCAAGCGACTAATTGAAGGTTATCACGGTTCGATTACCCTAGAAAGTTCAGTCGGTGCTGGATCATTGTTTAGAATCATTTTACCGATTATTG
- a CDS encoding response regulator transcription factor has translation MSRILIIEDEENLANFVELELKHEGYDTDVELDGRAGLEAALNQDFDVILLDLMLPELNGIEVARRVREIKDTPIIIMTARDSVIDRVSGLDHGADDYIVKPFAIEELLARVRALLRRISIEDGNNKEHQTTVNYKDLTIEKENRVVRRGDEVINLTKREYELLLILMENINVVMSRKDLLSKVWGYDSKVETNVVDVYIRYLRNKIDRPGEKSYIQTVRGTGYVIRS, from the coding sequence AATTAAAGCATGAAGGCTACGATACAGATGTTGAACTTGATGGTCGTGCCGGACTAGAAGCAGCTTTAAATCAAGACTTTGACGTGATTTTGCTAGACTTGATGCTCCCAGAGTTAAATGGGATTGAAGTTGCACGACGGGTTCGTGAAATAAAAGATACACCAATTATTATCATGACCGCTCGTGATTCTGTTATTGACCGTGTCTCTGGTTTAGATCATGGGGCAGATGATTATATTGTTAAGCCATTTGCTATTGAAGAACTCCTTGCACGGGTGCGGGCGTTATTACGGCGAATCAGTATTGAAGATGGTAATAATAAAGAACACCAAACAACGGTCAATTACAAGGATCTTACCATTGAAAAAGAGAATCGGGTCGTTCGTCGTGGTGATGAAGTAATTAACCTTACAAAGCGGGAATACGAATTACTCTTGATTTTGATGGAAAATATCAATGTTGTTATGTCACGAAAAGACCTTTTGAGTAAGGTGTGGGGTTATGACTCCAAAGTTGAAACCAATGTTGTTGATGTTTATATTCGGTACTTACGGAATAAGATCGACCGACCTGGTGAAAAGAGCTACATCCAAACGGTTCGTGGTACTGGATATGTGATTCGCTCCTAG